Within the Microbacterium sp. 1S1 genome, the region ACGGCCACGGCCACGGACACCGGGACGGCGATGAGGGGACCGCCGGGGAGCACTGCGGCGACGACCGCGCCGACCGCGGCCTGGTACATCGCCCACCCGGTCGCGGCCAGGAACACCAACAGCAGATACCGCGGTGGGTGGATGCGGGAGGCGCCCGCCACGAGGTTCACGGCGAGGCGGGCGAAGGGGACGAACCGGGCGGTGAACAGCACGGTGGCGGTCCCGCGATCCAGGCGGACGCGCGCCCAGCCGAGGGCCTGCTGGACGCGGGGCGCTCTCATCCAGCGCCAGCGTTCGATGCCGATGACGCGGCCGATCAGGTAGCAGCAGGCGTC harbors:
- a CDS encoding DedA family protein; translated protein: MPTDLLTESLAGPWSLAAMSVLVLGDAFFVVIPGEIAVTALGAVAVTAGTPALWAVVICAAAAAALGDACCYLIGRVIGIERWRWMRAPRVQQALGWARVRLDRGTATVLFTARFVPFARLAVNLVAGASRIHPPRYLLLVFLAATGWAMYQAAVGAVVAAVLPGGPLIAVPVSVAVAVALGLGLDRLTRRLGR